Proteins encoded in a region of the Gopherus flavomarginatus isolate rGopFla2 chromosome 19, rGopFla2.mat.asm, whole genome shotgun sequence genome:
- the SHPK gene encoding sedoheptulokinase isoform X3, producing the protein MPCSFSPGAPSKGCKWTKSGTGHTFQPGEVSHLITWQDGRCSSSFLSSLPQPQSHLSLATGFGCATIYWYLKNSPDFLKPYDAAGTIHDYVVAMLCDLERPLMSIQNAASWGYFNCRSKSWNTEILGESGFPLDLLPEVGDPGDIAGRMPHDWHGIPKGTEVGIALGDFQCSVYSCMTERTDAVLNISTSAQLTVPMPLGFQPPETPDSLSAVAYFPYFDGNFLAVAASLNGGNVLATFVDMLARWMAELGYDVLESNIYTQMINAALAQNDTRLSICPTVFGERHMPEQLASVTSITASDLSLGHVTRALCHGIIQNLHSMLPFQHLKEAEVKRILGSGSALSRNEVLKQEVEKMFPFPVIYGNDVDAAVGAAMVMLHRRYKPIVQDCLI; encoded by the exons ATGCCTTGCAGCTTTTCCCCAGGAGCACCTTCAAAGG GTTGCAAATGGACCAAGAGTGGAACTGGTCACACCTTTCAGCCTGGAGAAGTCAGTCATCTGATTACATGGCAAGATGGCCGCTGCAGCAGCAGtttcctctcttctcttcctcaACCACAGTCACATCTCAGCTTGGCTACAGGATTTGGATGTGCCACAATCTACTGGTATTTGAAGAACAG CCCAGATTTTCTGAAGCCTTATGATGCAGCTGGTACCATCCACGACTACGTGGTTGCCATGTTGTGTGACCTGGAAAGGCCATTGATGTCCATCCAGAATGCTGCCAGCTGGGGATATTTTAATTGCAGAAGTAAAAGCTGGAATACTGAGAT TTTGGGAGAATCTGGCTTTCCCCTTGACTTGCTTCCTGAAGTGGGTGACCCTGGTGACATTGCAGGAAGGATGCCTCATGACTGGCATGGAATACCAAAGGGAACAGAAGTGGGAATTGCTCTGGGAGATTTTCAGTGCTCTGTTTATTCTTGTATGACTGAGAGGACTGATGCAG TTCTCAATATCAGCACGTCTGCTCAGCTGACAGTCCCCATGCCCTTGGGATTCCAGCCTCCAGAGACACCAGATTCCTTGTCAGCTGTTGCCTATTTTCCTTATTTTGATGGTAACTTTCTGGCAGTGGCAGCATCACTCAACGGAGGAAATGTACTGGCAACATTTGTGGATATGTTGGCACGCTGGATGGCAGAGTTGG GGTATGACGTTCTGGAGTCCAATATCTATACACAAATGATCAACGCAGCCTTGGCCCAAAATGATACCAGACTCTCAATCTGCCCAACTGTATTTGGAGAAAGGCACATGCCTGAGCAACTTGCTTCAGTGACTAGTATCACTGCTTCTGATCTCTCTCTGGGTCACGTAACCAGAGCTTTGTGCCATGGGATCATTCAGAATCTGCATTCCATGTTGCCATTTCAACACCTGAAAGAGGCAGAAGTGAAGAGAATTCTGGGAAGTGGAAGTGCCCTTTCCAGGAATGAGGTGCTAAAGCAAGAAGTGgagaaaatgtttccatttcctGTGATCTATGGAAACGATGTGGATGCAGCCGTGGGTGCTGCTATGGTGATGCTGCACAGAAGATATAAACCCATAGTTCAGGATTGTCTGATATAA
- the SHPK gene encoding sedoheptulokinase isoform X2, giving the protein MMADNQAIGLSPCTTPGTVCVLGIDLGTTSVKAALVIETEQGQIVTQSCSRETEAQADSPAAGAQGMEQDVQKIIKALNECLAAFPQEHLQRVSRIGISGQMHGVVFWKTNQGCKWTKSGTGHTFQPGEVSHLITWQDGRCSSSFLSSLPQPQSHLSLATGFGCATIYWYLKNSPDFLKPYDAAGTIHDYVVAMLCDLERPLMSIQNAASWGYFNCRSKSWNTEILGESGFPLDLLPEVGDPGDIAGRMPHDWHGIPKGTEVGIALGDFQCSVYSCMTERTDAVLNISTSAQLTVPMPLGFQPPETPDSLSAVAYFPYFDGYDVLESNIYTQMINAALAQNDTRLSICPTVFGERHMPEQLASVTSITASDLSLGHVTRALCHGIIQNLHSMLPFQHLKEAEVKRILGSGSALSRNEVLKQEVEKMFPFPVIYGNDVDAAVGAAMVMLHRRYKPIVQDCLI; this is encoded by the exons ATGATGGCTGATAACCAAGCTATCGGTCTGAGTCCATGCACCACacctggaactgtgtgtgtgttgggcatAGATCTGGGCACCACCTCAGTTAAGGCTGCCTTGGTAATAGAGACAGAGCAAGGACAAATTGTGACCCAGAGCTGTTCAAGGGAGACGGAGGCACAGGCTGATAGCCCGGCTGCTGGAGCACAG GGGATGGAGCAAGATGTCCAGAAAATAATAAAAGCCTTGAATGAATGCCTTGCAGCTTTTCCCCAGGAGCACCTTCAAAGGGTTAGTCGCATTGGTATTTCAGGACAAATGCATGGGGTTGTGTTTTGGAAAACAAACCAAG GTTGCAAATGGACCAAGAGTGGAACTGGTCACACCTTTCAGCCTGGAGAAGTCAGTCATCTGATTACATGGCAAGATGGCCGCTGCAGCAGCAGtttcctctcttctcttcctcaACCACAGTCACATCTCAGCTTGGCTACAGGATTTGGATGTGCCACAATCTACTGGTATTTGAAGAACAG CCCAGATTTTCTGAAGCCTTATGATGCAGCTGGTACCATCCACGACTACGTGGTTGCCATGTTGTGTGACCTGGAAAGGCCATTGATGTCCATCCAGAATGCTGCCAGCTGGGGATATTTTAATTGCAGAAGTAAAAGCTGGAATACTGAGAT TTTGGGAGAATCTGGCTTTCCCCTTGACTTGCTTCCTGAAGTGGGTGACCCTGGTGACATTGCAGGAAGGATGCCTCATGACTGGCATGGAATACCAAAGGGAACAGAAGTGGGAATTGCTCTGGGAGATTTTCAGTGCTCTGTTTATTCTTGTATGACTGAGAGGACTGATGCAG TTCTCAATATCAGCACGTCTGCTCAGCTGACAGTCCCCATGCCCTTGGGATTCCAGCCTCCAGAGACACCAGATTCCTTGTCAGCTGTTGCCTATTTTCCTTATTTTGATG GGTATGACGTTCTGGAGTCCAATATCTATACACAAATGATCAACGCAGCCTTGGCCCAAAATGATACCAGACTCTCAATCTGCCCAACTGTATTTGGAGAAAGGCACATGCCTGAGCAACTTGCTTCAGTGACTAGTATCACTGCTTCTGATCTCTCTCTGGGTCACGTAACCAGAGCTTTGTGCCATGGGATCATTCAGAATCTGCATTCCATGTTGCCATTTCAACACCTGAAAGAGGCAGAAGTGAAGAGAATTCTGGGAAGTGGAAGTGCCCTTTCCAGGAATGAGGTGCTAAAGCAAGAAGTGgagaaaatgtttccatttcctGTGATCTATGGAAACGATGTGGATGCAGCCGTGGGTGCTGCTATGGTGATGCTGCACAGAAGATATAAACCCATAGTTCAGGATTGTCTGATATAA
- the SHPK gene encoding sedoheptulokinase isoform X1 → MMADNQAIGLSPCTTPGTVCVLGIDLGTTSVKAALVIETEQGQIVTQSCSRETEAQADSPAAGAQGMEQDVQKIIKALNECLAAFPQEHLQRVSRIGISGQMHGVVFWKTNQGCKWTKSGTGHTFQPGEVSHLITWQDGRCSSSFLSSLPQPQSHLSLATGFGCATIYWYLKNSPDFLKPYDAAGTIHDYVVAMLCDLERPLMSIQNAASWGYFNCRSKSWNTEILGESGFPLDLLPEVGDPGDIAGRMPHDWHGIPKGTEVGIALGDFQCSVYSCMTERTDAVLNISTSAQLTVPMPLGFQPPETPDSLSAVAYFPYFDGNFLAVAASLNGGNVLATFVDMLARWMAELGYDVLESNIYTQMINAALAQNDTRLSICPTVFGERHMPEQLASVTSITASDLSLGHVTRALCHGIIQNLHSMLPFQHLKEAEVKRILGSGSALSRNEVLKQEVEKMFPFPVIYGNDVDAAVGAAMVMLHRRYKPIVQDCLI, encoded by the exons ATGATGGCTGATAACCAAGCTATCGGTCTGAGTCCATGCACCACacctggaactgtgtgtgtgttgggcatAGATCTGGGCACCACCTCAGTTAAGGCTGCCTTGGTAATAGAGACAGAGCAAGGACAAATTGTGACCCAGAGCTGTTCAAGGGAGACGGAGGCACAGGCTGATAGCCCGGCTGCTGGAGCACAG GGGATGGAGCAAGATGTCCAGAAAATAATAAAAGCCTTGAATGAATGCCTTGCAGCTTTTCCCCAGGAGCACCTTCAAAGGGTTAGTCGCATTGGTATTTCAGGACAAATGCATGGGGTTGTGTTTTGGAAAACAAACCAAG GTTGCAAATGGACCAAGAGTGGAACTGGTCACACCTTTCAGCCTGGAGAAGTCAGTCATCTGATTACATGGCAAGATGGCCGCTGCAGCAGCAGtttcctctcttctcttcctcaACCACAGTCACATCTCAGCTTGGCTACAGGATTTGGATGTGCCACAATCTACTGGTATTTGAAGAACAG CCCAGATTTTCTGAAGCCTTATGATGCAGCTGGTACCATCCACGACTACGTGGTTGCCATGTTGTGTGACCTGGAAAGGCCATTGATGTCCATCCAGAATGCTGCCAGCTGGGGATATTTTAATTGCAGAAGTAAAAGCTGGAATACTGAGAT TTTGGGAGAATCTGGCTTTCCCCTTGACTTGCTTCCTGAAGTGGGTGACCCTGGTGACATTGCAGGAAGGATGCCTCATGACTGGCATGGAATACCAAAGGGAACAGAAGTGGGAATTGCTCTGGGAGATTTTCAGTGCTCTGTTTATTCTTGTATGACTGAGAGGACTGATGCAG TTCTCAATATCAGCACGTCTGCTCAGCTGACAGTCCCCATGCCCTTGGGATTCCAGCCTCCAGAGACACCAGATTCCTTGTCAGCTGTTGCCTATTTTCCTTATTTTGATGGTAACTTTCTGGCAGTGGCAGCATCACTCAACGGAGGAAATGTACTGGCAACATTTGTGGATATGTTGGCACGCTGGATGGCAGAGTTGG GGTATGACGTTCTGGAGTCCAATATCTATACACAAATGATCAACGCAGCCTTGGCCCAAAATGATACCAGACTCTCAATCTGCCCAACTGTATTTGGAGAAAGGCACATGCCTGAGCAACTTGCTTCAGTGACTAGTATCACTGCTTCTGATCTCTCTCTGGGTCACGTAACCAGAGCTTTGTGCCATGGGATCATTCAGAATCTGCATTCCATGTTGCCATTTCAACACCTGAAAGAGGCAGAAGTGAAGAGAATTCTGGGAAGTGGAAGTGCCCTTTCCAGGAATGAGGTGCTAAAGCAAGAAGTGgagaaaatgtttccatttcctGTGATCTATGGAAACGATGTGGATGCAGCCGTGGGTGCTGCTATGGTGATGCTGCACAGAAGATATAAACCCATAGTTCAGGATTGTCTGATATAA